The following coding sequences are from one Alosa alosa isolate M-15738 ecotype Scorff River chromosome 3, AALO_Geno_1.1, whole genome shotgun sequence window:
- the LOC125291621 gene encoding nestin-like has protein sequence MAEVVAAPLDLDGKAMTAQVVEFIGGITLGAIQTLGEAMDRCTVDDDDNSEFYDADEEPQGDRSSPPPGPVGASCEELTQPAGGEAEESSGPLCDADGSSKQQESAVCEELPKSLYDSQAQEETDRSLCDERECESPGSESAVSTEFLGAETQMLGQLQSGVPVSSGNEESEESEGEPLGLITAESTQPTRAESEKLPETQSDDDESRCPKTEDSAESSRMGKDMCTQSLVAESEELAQPESTDRKAKSSLNEESKESSQSTCTESGESLKYASNVEESEPNMKPENMSVQSVCTESGETIQPLCDHKPSELPLCQADEELVPSSCPESGQSTLSGSISDGEGLEPSRTQEGQSVCEASARSDSSASVPEAASCLSRSQPETDSGMAASSMDACDASPTSQQEPEETAAPDSGVCPAELPGEHDNVTTTEGQLSATTEGELSRSPEEIDSTSTEPQRLMSKETQTEMLQEAAAMAQTQPEQEKTEQEELTAVEAAQGEQAEVVTGGNEAADAVPTLGATGGGDRPSEGLECPGDLSSGDDFTGDSQDEVPGESASADAPRSHASDSGSPPSGDRASTGRRKKPQRQHSFTKSKYNTVSYRKIRKGNTRQRIDEFEAMMNI, from the exons ATGGCAGAGGTTGTGGCTGCTCCATTGGATCTCGATGGGAAAGCCATGACGGCCCAAGTGGTTGAGTTCATTGGTGGAATAACCCTTGGAGCCATCCAGACTTTGGGAGAGGCTATGGACCGCTGCACTGTGGACGACGATGACAACTCAGAGTTTTACGATGCGGACGAGGAGCCGCAGGGAGACAGAAGTAGTCCTCCTCCTGGCCCAGTTGGGGCTTCCTGTGAAGAACTGACTCAGCCGGCAGGTGGCGAGGCCGAGGAGTCATCTGGTCCTCTCTGTGATGCTGACGGGTCATCAAAGCAACAGGAGTCTGCAGTATGCGAAGAGTTACCCAAGAGCCTTTATGACAGTCAGGCACAGGAAGAAACAGACAGAAGTCTGTGTgatgaaagagagtgtgagtcaCCAGGTTCTGAAAGTGCCGTGTCAACTGAGTTTCTTGGTGCTGAAACTCAGATGCTGGGTCAGCTACAGAGTGGTGTGCCTGTAAGCTCAGGAAATGAGGAATCGGAAGAATCAGAAGGTGAACCCCTCGGCTTGATAACTGCCGAGTCAACTCAGCCTACGCGTGCAGAGAGTGAGAAACTACCCGAGACTCAGAGCGATGACGATGAATCTAGATGTCCAAAAACAGAAGACTCAGCTGAATCTTCCCGTATGGGGAAAGATATGTGTACTCAGTCTTTAGTGGCTGAGAGTGAAGAGTTGGCCCAGCCTGAGAGTACAGACAGAAAAGCTAAGTCATCGTTGAATGAAGAGAGTAAAGAGTCCAGTCAGTCTACATGCACTGAAAGTGGCGAATCACTTAAATATGCCTCTAATGTTGAAGAATCAGAACCAAATATGAAACCAGAGAATATGTCAGTCCAGTCTGTGTGTACTGAGAGTGGAGAAACAATCCAACCTTTGTGTGACCACAAACCATCAGAACTACCTTTGTGTCAGGCAGATGAGGAACTTGTCCCATCTTCGTGCCCGGAGAGTGGACAATCAACTCTCTCAGGATCAATTAGTGACGGTGAAGGACTGGAACCGTCTCGGACCCAAGAAGGCCAGTCTGTGTGCGAGGCGTCGGCTCGGTCAGACAGCTCCGCCAGCGTCCCAGAGGCAGCCAGCTGCCTGAGCCGCTCCCAGCCCGAGACTGACAGCGGCATGGCTGCCTCCAGCATGGACGCCTGCGACGCAAGCCCGACCAGCCAACAGGAGCCGGAGGAGACAGCGGCGCCTGACAGTGGCGTGTGTCCCGCCGAGCTCCCAGGCGAGCACGACAACGTGACAACAACAGAGGGCCAACTCTCTGCAACAACAGAGGGAGAACTCTCTAGAAGCCCTGAGGAGATCGACTCCACATCAACGGAACCCCAGAGACTGATGTCTaaggagacacagacagagatgcTGCAGGAGGCTGCTGCCATGGCTCAGACACAACCTGAGCAGGAGAAAACTGAACAAGAGGAACTAACAGCTGTGGAAG CTGCACAGGGAGAACAGGCAGAAGTCGTGACAGGTGGCAACGAGGCAGCAGATGCTGTGCCCACACTCGGTGCCACAGGCGGGGGCGACAGGCCGTCCGAAGGTCTGGAGTGTCCTGGCGACCTGTCCTCTGGGGATGACTTCACCGGCGACAGCCAGGACGAAGTGCCGGGTGAGAGCGCCAGTGCGGATGCGCCGCGGAGCCACGCGTCTGATTCCGGCTCGCCTCCCTCAGGAGACAGAGCCTCCACGGGCCGGCGCAAGAAGCCCCAGCGGCAGCACAGTTTCACCAAGTCCAAGTACAACACCGTGTCCTACCGCAAGATCCGCAAGGGCAACACCCGGCAGAGGATCGATGAGTTTGAGGCCATGATGAACATATAG
- the LOC125292647 gene encoding polypeptide N-acetylgalactosaminyltransferase 5: MAQNVEPNQVKTAFVREKGGLHKVMALDVTLKPRDARAVGQFGQAAAVPKDKEQEVQNRWNEGHFNVYLSEQIPVDRSIPDTRPALCSENMVHNNLPTTSVIFCFVDEVWSTLLRSVHSVINRSPPHLLKEIILVDDCSTKDYLKEPLDAYMAKFPKVRIIRLKEREGLIRARLAGAAQATGEVLTFLDSHVECNIGWLEPLLERVYMDRRKVACPVIEVISDKDMSYVQVDNFQRGIFKWPLVFGWSTLHEDVIKKNHMKDRDPLRCPVMAGGLFSIDKKYFYELGSYDPGLDVWGGENMEISFKIWMCGGEIEIIPCSRVGHIFRGQNPYKFPKDRQKTVERNLARVAEVWLDEYKELFYGHGYHHLLDKSMIDIGNLTEQIQLRQKLKCKSFKWYLDNIYPDMDAPLVKAEGLVFNLGTRKCLAIQNRTIAFATCDLSNQNQHFNYTWLRLIRQQGLCVVPQGLGNPVSLEPCDNTKAQQRWMINTNKLLAEHIIVESTPRRMCLEASSKGDGIYVRDCFSGSDLQRWQFTHYYAQ; this comes from the exons ATGGCTCAAAACGTGGAACCCAACCAAGTGAAAACAGCTTTTGTTCGAGAAAAAGGAGGACTCCATAAAGTCATGGCCTTGGATGTGACCCTGAAACCCCGGGATGCCCGAGCAGTTGGCCAGTTTGGACAAGCCGCAGCTGTACCAAAGGACAAAGAGCAGGAGGTGCAGAACCGCTGGAACGAAGGTCATTTTAATGTGTACCTGAGTGAGCAGATCCCTGTTGACAGATCAATCCCAGACACCCGCCCTGCGTT ATGCTCTGAGAACATGGTTCATAATAACCTGCCAACCACGAGTGTGATCTTCTGCTTTGTGGACGAGGTGTGGTCCACATTGCTGAGGTCAGTTCATAGTGTGATCAATCGTTCACCACCCCACTTACTCAAGGAGATCATTCTGGTAGATGACTGCAGCACGAAAG ACTATTTGAAGGAACCATTAGATGCCTACATGGCCAAGTTTCCTAAGGTGCGGATCATCCGtttgaaggagagggagggattgaTTAGAGCTCGGCTTGCTGGGGCTGCCCAGGCCACTG gtgAGGTGTTAACCTTCCTGGACTCTCACGTTGAGTGCAATATAGGCTGGTTGGAACCCCTGCTTGAAAGAGTTTACATGGACAGAAGGAAAGTTGCCTGTCCGGTTATTGAAGTCATTAGTGACAAAGACATGAG TTATGTCCAGGTTGACAACTTCCAAAGAGGCATTTTCAAATGGCCCTTGGTCTTTGGGTGGAGCACCCTACATGAAGATGTCATCAAGAAGAACCACATGAAGGATAGGGATCCTCTCAG gtgtcctgttatGGCAGGAGGTCTATTCTCAATTGATAAGAAGTACTTTTATGAGCTGGGATCTTATGACCCAGGCCTAGATGTGTGGGGTGGTGAGAACATGGAAATTTCATTCAAG ATTTGGATGTGCGGAGGAGAAATCGAGATAATCCCCTGCTCTAGAGTGGGTCATATCTTCCGCGGCCAGAACCCCTACAAGTTCCCCAAAGACCGACAGAAGACGGTGGAGCGCAACCTGGCCCGGGTGGCCGAGGTGTGGCTGGACGAGTACAAGGAGCTGTTCTACGGCCACGGCTACCACCACCTGCTGGACAAGTCCATGATCGACATCGGGAACCTCACAGAGCAGATTCAGCTCAGGCAGAAGCTCAAGTGCAAGAGCTTCAAGTGGTACTTGGACAACATCTACCCAGACATGGATGCTCCGCTGGTCAAAGCAGAGGGACTG GTTTTCAATCTCGGAACTAGAAAATGTCTGGCGATACAGAACAGAACCATTGCTTTTGCAACCTGTGATCTCAGCAACCAG AACCAGCACTTTAACTACACCTGGTTGAGGTTGATCCGACAGCAGGGCCTATGTGTGGTGCCGCAGGGCCTGGGTAACCCTGTCTCTCTGGAGCCATGTGACAACACCAAAGCCCAGCAGCGCTGGATGATCAACACTAATAAACTGCTG GCCGAGCACATCATTGTGGAGAGCACTCCCCGGCGTATGTGTTTGGAGGCCAGCTCCAAAGGGGATGGGATCTACGTGAGGGACTGTTTCTCTGGCAGTGATCTGCAGAGGTGGCAGTTCACACACTACTATGCTCAGTGA